A single Asterias rubens chromosome 13, eAstRub1.3, whole genome shotgun sequence DNA region contains:
- the LOC117298405 gene encoding L-cysteine desulfhydrase-like encodes MATFGQDLKKQHFCIDENIAQCNNGSFGAVPRPVLEKQQRLIEKRERNPELWYRNQYDPGNFPNEDAHNINMYADGVHAVAAFVGSKPQDLVLVENATTGTNAVLKSLSFQRGDKILITSHTYRAVTKTVQFVSQQLALETVVIEIPIPINSEDDIIKLYSEVLNDDKDIKLAIVDHITSASAILMPVKRIAELCHMNGVMVLVDGAHAPGQIPLNIEDLGVDFYCGNLHKWLFTPRGCAFLWVQPDYKNVISPVTTSHYQNEPTLMKRFCFVGTRDCLPYYLAETSIKFYNDLGGMEEIVAYNSTLASWAADMISKALNTEKLQIPVGMRAPCMALVAIPETSLYTASAETCSRLMSDLYKQSQVFVAFSYFKQRLWCRISSQVYNCKEDYIRLRDALLEVLQL; translated from the exons ATGGCAACATTCGGTCAAGACTTGAAGAAGCAACATTTCTGTATTGATGAAAATATCGCTCAGTGTAATAATGGGTCCTTTGGAGCGGTGCCACGCCCAGTGCTTGAGAAACAACAGAG GTTGATTGAGAAGCGTGAGAGAAATCCTGAACTGTGGTACAGAAATCAATACGATCCAGGTAACTTTCCAAATGAGGACGCGCATAACATCAATATGTATGCTGATGGAGTTCATGCAGTGGCTGCCTTTGTAGGTTCCAAACCACAAGACTTGGTTCTGGTTGAAAATGCAACAACAG GTACCAATGCTGTATTGAAGAGCCTGTCTTTTCAACGAGGGGACAAGATATTGATTACAAGTCACACATACAGAGCTGTAACTAAAACTGTACAGTTTGTTTCCCAACAATTAG CTTTAGAAACCGTCGTAATAGAGATTCCGATCCCTATTAACAGTGAGGATGACATCATCAAGTTGTACTCTGAGGTCTTAAATGACGATAAAGATATCAAACTTGCAATCGTCGACCACATCACCAGTGCTAGTGCAATCTTAATGCCAGTTAAGCGTATTGCAGAACTGTGTCATATGAATGGAGTTATGGTGCTTGTAGATGGTGCACATGCACCGGGACAAATACCTCTTAATATCGAAGATTTAGGCGTGGACTTCTATTGTG gaaatcTACACAAGTGGTTATTTACTCCTCGAGGGTGTGCCTTCTTATGGGTCCAGCCAGATTACAAGAATGTTATTAGCCCAGTCACAACATCACATTATCAGAATGAACCAACCTTAATGAAACGATTCTGCTTCGTAGGCACACGGGATTGTTTGCCTTACTATTTGGCAGAAACATCAATCAAGTTCTACAATGACCTTGGTGGAATG GAGGAAATAGTTGCATACAACTCAACACTAGCGAGCTGGGCAGCAGACATGATTTCCAAAGCTTTGAATACTGAAAAGCTTCAAATACCCGTTGGAATGAGAGCTCCATGCATGGCGTTGGTTGCCATTCCAGAGACGAGTCTCTATACTGCATCTGCTGAGACTTGCTCCAGGTTAATGAGTGATTTATACAAGCAAAGCCAGGTGTTTGTAGCATTCTCTTATTTCAAACAAAGGCTTTGGTGCAGAATTTCAAGTCAAGTGTACAACTGTAAAGAAGATTACATTAGACTGAGGGATGCTCTACTGGAAGTTTTACAACTTTAA